GCTTCGGATGGGGCGAAACGGATGAACCGTGACGTGACCGTCAGCGGCGCAGCGCCTCGGCCGCCGTCGCGGTCACCGCCTCGGCCAGTGCGGCCAGCGCGGGGGAGTCGAGCCGCCACTGCTGCCAGTACAGCGTGGCGTCCATCCATTCCCCGGCCGCGAGGAGCACCAGCCGGCCCGCCGCCAGCAGCGGGCCGGCCTGCACCTCCGGCACCATGCCCCAGCCGAGCCCCGCGACGACCGCGTCCAGGAAGCCCTCCGAGGTGGGCACGAGGTGCCGGAGCGGGCCGGCGGAGCCACCGCCCAGCCGGCGTACGAAGCCGTCCTGGAAGTCGTCCTTGCGGTCGAAAACCACGACGGGGGCCTCGGGCAGCGCGTCCGCGAGGGGCCGTCCGCGCAGGTGGGCCGCGGTGAACTCCGGTGCGGCGGTGGGCAGATAGCGCATCCGCCCGAGCGGCCGGACGGTGCAGCCCGGCACCGGATCGGACGCGGTGGTCACGGCCGCCATCACCAGGCCCTCGCGCAGCAGGGCGGCGGTGTGGTCCTCGTCCTCCCGGTGCAGTTCGAAGCAGAGGCCCGCCACGCGGGTCAGCGCCGGCAGGAACCAGGTCGCCAGTGAGTCCGCGTTCACCGCCACCGACACCCGCGTCGGCTCCCCGGCACCGCTCAGCCCCAGCTCACCCCAGGCGTCCCGCTCCAGCCGGGCCAGCTGCCGGGCGTACCGCACCAGCACCGCGCCCGACTCCGTGGGCCGTACCGGTTTGGTGCGCTGCAGCAGCACCCGGCCGGTGCGCTGTTCGAGCGCCTTGACCCGCTGGCTGACCGCAGACGGCGTCACATGCAGGGCGGCCGCGGCGGCGTCGAAGGTGCCCTCGTCCACCACGGCGAGCAGCGTCCGCACCTGGTCCAGGGGAAGCTCCGTCATCACAAGCGCTAAGGATACGTAAGAATCTTTAGCTGGACTCGGGTGAGGGATCCTTCTTAGGTTCGACGCATGAACCACGCACTGACCGCCGCGGCCGCCGGATTCGGCAGCGGCCTCTCCCTGATCATCGCCATCGGCGCCCAGAACGCCTTCGTCCTGCGGCAGGGGGTGCGCCGGGACGCGGTCCTCGCCGTGGTGGGCATATGCGCCCTGTCCGACGCGGTGCTCATCGCGCTCGGCGTAGGCGGGGTCGGGGCCGTCGTGGTGGCCTGGCCGGGCGCGGTCCGCGCGGTCGGGATCGTCGGCGGTGCCTTCCTGCTCGGCTACGGCGCCCTCGCCGCCCGCCGGGTGCTCAGGCCCGCCGCGGCCGGACTGAGCACCGAGGGGGAGGCCGCGGGCTCCCGCCGCCGGGCGGTGCTCACCTGTCTGGCGATGACCTGGCTCAATCCGCATGTCTACCTGGACACCGTCTTCCTGCTCGGCTCCCTCGCCGCCGACCGGGGCGCGCTGCGCTGGACCTTCGGACTCGGCGCCGCGCTCGCCAGCCTGTGCTGGTTCGCCGCGCTCGGCTTCGGCGCCCGGCTGCTCGGCCGCTTCCTGACCCGGCCGGCGGCCTGGCGGGTCCTGGACGGCCTGGTCGCCGTCACCATGCTGGCGCTCGGCGCCACGCTCCTGGCCGGATCCTGAGCAGAACCCGTTCGTCGCGCACCCGTGGTTGCTGAGATAGTTAGGCTCGCGAACCGAAAAGATGTAGCCAGCAACCTCTACCGGCAACAGGACACCCGTGGACACGAGCGAGAGCAGCACCACCGATCCCGGCTCCGCGCCGGACACGGCGGCCCCGCCCCGGCGCGGCTGGCGCCGCTGGGCGATGGACACCCGGCCCCTGAGCATCCCCGCCTACCGGCGCCTGTGGACGTCGACCATCGTCACCGCCGTCGGCAGCCAGCTCACCGCCGTCGCCGTGCCCAAGCAGATCTACGACATCACGCACTCCTCCGCCTGGGTCGGCTACGCCAGCCTGGCCGGCCTCGTGCCCATGGTGGCGTTCGCCCTGTGGGGAGGCGCGGTCGCCGACACCGTGGACCGCCGCAAGCTGCTGCTGGTCACCAACTCCGGCATCGCGGTGACCTCGCTGCTGTTTTGGGCGCAGGCCGTCACCGGGCTGGACTCGGTCGTCGTACTGATGGTGCTGCTCGCCCTGCAGCAGGCGTTCTTCGGGCTCAACTCCCCCGCCCGCAACGCCTCCATCGCCCGGCTGGTCCCGGCCGGGCAACTGCCGGCGGCCAACGCGCTCGGCTCCACCGTGATGCAGACCGGCCTGGTGGCGGGTCCGCTGCTCGCCGGTGTGCTGATCCCGGTCATCGGGCTGCCCGAGCTGTACCTCATCGACGCCGTGGCACTGTGCGTGACCGTGTGGGCCGTCTTCCGGCTGCCCGCGCTGCCACCGCTCGGCGCGGTCGCCGCCCGCCGGGCCGGGATGCGCGAGATAGCCGCCGGGTTCCGGTACATATCCCGGCACAAGGTGCTGCTGCTGTCCTTCCTGGCGGACATCGTCGCCATGGTCCTCGGCATGCCCCGGGCCCTGTTCCCGCAGCTGGCCGCGCAGACCTACCACTCCTACGGCGAAGGGCTCGCGCTCGGCGTGCTCTTCGCCGGCATCCCGGTCGGCGCGGTGCTCGGCGGTCTGTTCTCCGGGGTGTTCTCCCGGGCCCGCCGGCACGGCTGGATGGTCATCGGGGCGGTCGTCGGCTGGGGTGTGGCCATCGCCGGGTCAGGGCTGAGCGGCAACCTCTGGGTGGCGCTGGCCTTCCTCGCCGCGGCCGGCGTCGCCGACATGGTCTCGATGGTGTTCCGCGGGGCGATCCTGCTGTCGGCGGCGACCGACGAGATGCGCGGCCGGATGCAGGGCGTGTTCACGGTGGTCGTCGCGGGCGGGCCGCGGCTGGCCGACGTGCTGCACGGCACGGCCGGCTCGGTGTTCGGCCCGCGTGCCGCGGTGGCGGGCGGCGGCGCCCTGGTCGTCGTCGTGATGCTCGCGCTGGCCGCGGCCGTACCGGCGCTGCGCCGCTACCGGATCTGAACTACAGCGGGCCGGTGCGCCGCTGGATGGCGTACTGGTCCATCAGCTTGCCCCGGGTGGTCTCCAGGCGGTTGGCGAGGATCTCGGCCACCGTGCGCACCAGCGAGAGCCCGAGCAGCGGATCCTCCACGCACACCGCGAGCACGGAGGGCCCGTCGAACTCGTAGGCCCGTACGTTGCTGAAGGCCACCGCGCCGAAGTCCCACTGGTACGGCGGGAACAGCCAGGACCAGCCGAGCAGGTCGCCCGCGCCGAGCGTGGCCACCGTCACCCGCTGCCGGGCGGTGACCTGCGTGTCCAGGTGGACCGCCCCCGAACGGATCACCCAGAACCGGTCGGCGGTGCCGCCCGCCTCGAAGATGCGGGTGTCCTCCGGGAAAGAGACCTCCTCGGCCAGTTCCATCAGGCGCTCACGTTGCGCCTGAGGCAGGGCGGTCAGCAGTTTTATCGCTTTGGTCATGGCGCGGGGCTCCTCACCGGCGGCGGTTCGGGTGCTTTCGCTATGCCCATTTCAGCCGCTGCCGCCCCTGTGGGCACCTCGAAGGACCCGGATTTCCTCGCCGGGGTCCCGGCGCCGGTGCCGGTTCCGGGCAGCAAGAAGCCCTGGCTGGACGGGGGAAACCAGCCAGGGCCGTATGCGGTGGCGCGGGGGAGGGAGGAAGGACGGTTCCGGTCACCTCAGGGGCGCCACGTATGTATGAACGATAAACCATCTGGCGGATGTTCGGCCAATCAGGAGCGGGTCAGGTGACCTGTTTCACGCCCTCGGCCGTGGGCGGCGGCCCGCCGGGGCAGACGATCTCCGTCAGCACCCGCCCCACCGCCTCGAACGCCCACGCCCGGGCCGCCGCCTCCCGTGCGCCGTCCGGATCCGTCGCCGTCAGGGCCTGTGCACGTTCCCGCCAGGCCCGTTCCTCCTCGGTCGCGCGCTGCCGGCCGCGCTGGAGGCGCCGCAGTAGTTCGTCCGCGTCCACGACATCGGTCATACCCGCCAGGTACCCACGAGTCCCGCGGTGATGACAGGCGCACCGACCGTGTTTGAGGGCGTCGATGACGGTCAGCCGAAAAGGGAAGAGGGCCTGGCAATCCGGTCCTCGCTCAGGGAGGCAGGGATGCGTGACAAGCTCCGGATGAGCTCCTGCGCGACGCGGCCGCAAACGGCGTGCCGATTGCCGTGCCGGCCGGCCGACGCCCGCAGGAAAGTGCAGCGCGTGGTGGCCGAACGGTGCCGGGCCCGCGCCCTCCCGTGCGGTGCCGAGGCCATGGAGGACGCCCTGCTGGTCACCTCGGAACTCACCACCAACGCCATCCTGCACGGCGGCGGCATCACCGGCTTCGACGTCGACGTCGACTCCGGCGGCGTACGGGTGTCGGTGAGCGACCGCAGTGACGCGCTGCCGGTGGCCGCACCGCCCGCCGACGACGGCGGCCACGCCCGGGTCGGCGGCCGCGGCTGGCCCATCGTGTGCCGGCTGGCACGGGACGTACGGGTCGCGGAGCTGCCCTGCGGGGGCAAGCGCATCACGGTCGTCGTACCGCTGCACCACTGAATCCACCTGGAAGTTCCGCCCGTGCGGTGTTTGCTCCCCGGAGTGAGGGGCAGGTGGAATCTCGTGCTTCGGACCGGAGGCGCGCGCCCAGCGGGAACCGTACGACTGCCTGGGTCCCCCTCCCGGCGGACCGGGCTGAGCACCCGCGGCGAACCCTGACACCACCGTTCGGGCAGGGCCCCGGAACCTCGTTCCGGCGCTGTGCCCCGAAACCACGTTCAGGAGCGATTCCGCATGCTGACCGACACGTCGACGAGCCGTACCGGCACGCCCGGCACACACTCCGCCGCCGCACCGGCGCGGCGGCCTCATGACGACGCCCCCGACACCGCCGAGCTGTTCGCCCGGCTGGCGGGACTGGACGACGGCCCCGAGCGGAACGCCGTACGCGACGACCTCGTCGCCGCCTGGCTGCCCATGGCCCACCGGATCGCCGGCCGCTTCCGCGACCGCGGCGAGTCCGTCGAGGACCTGCGGCAGGTGGCCGCGCTGGGCCTGGTGAAGGCCATCGACCGGTTCG
Above is a genomic segment from Streptomyces fodineus containing:
- a CDS encoding LysE/ArgO family amino acid transporter; protein product: MNHALTAAAAGFGSGLSLIIAIGAQNAFVLRQGVRRDAVLAVVGICALSDAVLIALGVGGVGAVVVAWPGAVRAVGIVGGAFLLGYGALAARRVLRPAAAGLSTEGEAAGSRRRAVLTCLAMTWLNPHVYLDTVFLLGSLAADRGALRWTFGLGAALASLCWFAALGFGARLLGRFLTRPAAWRVLDGLVAVTMLALGATLLAGS
- a CDS encoding ATP-binding protein, whose protein sequence is MRDKLRMSSCATRPQTACRLPCRPADARRKVQRVVAERCRARALPCGAEAMEDALLVTSELTTNAILHGGGITGFDVDVDSGGVRVSVSDRSDALPVAAPPADDGGHARVGGRGWPIVCRLARDVRVAELPCGGKRITVVVPLHH
- a CDS encoding LysR family transcriptional regulator ArgP, which gives rise to MMTELPLDQVRTLLAVVDEGTFDAAAAALHVTPSAVSQRVKALEQRTGRVLLQRTKPVRPTESGAVLVRYARQLARLERDAWGELGLSGAGEPTRVSVAVNADSLATWFLPALTRVAGLCFELHREDEDHTAALLREGLVMAAVTTASDPVPGCTVRPLGRMRYLPTAAPEFTAAHLRGRPLADALPEAPVVVFDRKDDFQDGFVRRLGGGSAGPLRHLVPTSEGFLDAVVAGLGWGMVPEVQAGPLLAAGRLVLLAAGEWMDATLYWQQWRLDSPALAALAEAVTATAAEALRR
- a CDS encoding cyclic nucleotide-binding domain-containing protein codes for the protein MTKAIKLLTALPQAQRERLMELAEEVSFPEDTRIFEAGGTADRFWVIRSGAVHLDTQVTARQRVTVATLGAGDLLGWSWLFPPYQWDFGAVAFSNVRAYEFDGPSVLAVCVEDPLLGLSLVRTVAEILANRLETTRGKLMDQYAIQRRTGPL
- a CDS encoding MFS transporter yields the protein MDTSESSTTDPGSAPDTAAPPRRGWRRWAMDTRPLSIPAYRRLWTSTIVTAVGSQLTAVAVPKQIYDITHSSAWVGYASLAGLVPMVAFALWGGAVADTVDRRKLLLVTNSGIAVTSLLFWAQAVTGLDSVVVLMVLLALQQAFFGLNSPARNASIARLVPAGQLPAANALGSTVMQTGLVAGPLLAGVLIPVIGLPELYLIDAVALCVTVWAVFRLPALPPLGAVAARRAGMREIAAGFRYISRHKVLLLSFLADIVAMVLGMPRALFPQLAAQTYHSYGEGLALGVLFAGIPVGAVLGGLFSGVFSRARRHGWMVIGAVVGWGVAIAGSGLSGNLWVALAFLAAAGVADMVSMVFRGAILLSAATDEMRGRMQGVFTVVVAGGPRLADVLHGTAGSVFGPRAAVAGGGALVVVVMLALAAAVPALRRYRI